From the genome of Notolabrus celidotus isolate fNotCel1 chromosome 5, fNotCel1.pri, whole genome shotgun sequence, one region includes:
- the LOC117812819 gene encoding LOW QUALITY PROTEIN: multidrug and toxin extrusion protein 1-like (The sequence of the model RefSeq protein was modified relative to this genomic sequence to represent the inferred CDS: inserted 5 bases in 4 codons), whose product MGELYTKAENRGVNGHTKTDESPPAAHSVDSCCRSSLRRMKLWVPADYKNEAVXILKLAGPVFISQLMSFLIGFVSMVFCGHLGKTELAGVALAIAVINVTGISIGCGLASACDTLISQTYGSGNFKRVGVILQRGVLILLLACFPCWAVLINTQPLLLAIRQSAEVARLSQLYVMIFMPALPAAFMYQLQGRYLQNQGIIWPQVICGAVGNVLNAIINYVFLVLLDLGVTGSAAANAISQYTLSAXLLVYICYRGXHKATWDGWSTDCLQEWGPFLHLALPSMLMHCLEWWLYEIAGFLAGLISEVELGAQSVVYQVAAIAYMFPMGFSVTASVRVGNALGAGNTEQAKLSSKVSLICTFTVSCCIGVCLGVSKDVIGYIFTTEKDIIQRVADIMKMYCFVHVAEAFAGVTGGIVRGTGKQLVGAVCSLVGFYVIGLPIGASLMFPVKMGIIGMWLGLLISVVIQSIFFTVFLCKLNWKKVTEEALVRAGVKXRKNEIFSIESKASDSDGKQAHVVTTRSSSLSPVEEKLGALGAGQQTSDDAALSVRQLVVRRGLTVLLMLVILAAGVFISELLIRLLK is encoded by the exons ATGGGAGAGTTATACACAAAAGCTGAAAACAGGGGAGTAAATGGACATACCAAAACAGACGAGTCCCCTCCTGCTGCTCACAGTGTTGACTCATGCTGCAGATCCTCGCTGAGAAGGATGAAGCTCTGGGTACCTGCTGACTACAAGAATGAAGCTG CGATTTTAAAACTAGCAGGACCAGTG ttcatTTCACAGTTGATGAGCTTCCTGATCGGCTTCGTCAGCATGGTGTTCTGCGGTCACCTGGGGAAAACAGAGCTGGCAGGAGTGGCGTTAGCGATAGCA GTAATCAATGTCACAGGTATTTCCATCGGCTGTGGTTTGGCATCAGCATGTGACACTCTCATATCTCAG ACTTACGGGAGTGGTAACTTCAAACGTGTGGGAGTGATCCTGCAGAGGGGAGTTTTGATtctgctgttagcttgtttccCATGCTGGGCCGTCCTCATTAACACTCAGCCCCTTCTGCTGGCTATCAGGCAGAGTGCAGAGGTCGCAAG GCTCTCCCAGCTGTATGTGATGATCTTTATGCCCGCTCTGCCG GCTGCCTTCATGTACCAGCTGCAGGGGAGGTATCTTCAGAATCAG GGAATCATATGGCCTCAGGTGATCTGTGGAGCTGTGGGGAATGTTTTAAACGCAATAATCAACTACGTCTTCCTCGTTCTGCTTGATTTAGGGGTCAC TGGATCAGCAGCTGCCAATGCCATCTCTCAGTATACATTGTCTG CTCTGTTGGTGTACATCTGCTACAGGG TGCACAAAGCCACATGGGATG GTTGGTCAACAGACTGCCTGCAGGAGTGGGGTCCTTTCCTCCACCTGGCCCTCCCCAGCATGCTGATGCATTGTCTGGAGTGGTGGCTGTATGAGATTGCAGGGTTTCTGGCAGGACTCATCAGTGAGGTGGAGTTGGGAGCTCAGTCTGTAGTTTATCAAGTGGCTGCTATTGCTTACATG TTTCCGATGGGTTTCTCTGTCACTGCCAGTGTTCGGGTTGGAAATGCTCTTGGTGCTGGGAACACAGAGCAGGCCAAGCTGTCCAGCAAGGTCTCCCTCATCTGCACAT TTACAGTCTCATGTTGCATTGGAGTTTGTCTTGGTGTCTCTAAGGATGTGATTGGCTACATTTTCACCACAGAGAA AGACATCATCCAGAGGGTGGCTGACATTATGAAGATGTACTGTTTTGTCCATGTTGCAGAGGCGTTTGCG GGGGTAACAGGAGGGATTGTCAGGGGGACAGGGAAGCAGTTGGTTGGAGCTGTATGCAGCTTGGTGGGTTTTTATGTCATTGGGCTCCCCATTGGAGCATCTTTGATGTTCCCTGTCAAAATGGGCATTATAG GGATGTGGTTGGGCCTTTTGATTTCCGTGGTGATAcagtccatattttttacagtttttctctgtAAACTAAACTGGAAAAAAGTCACTGAGGAG GCGCTGGTGAGAGCAGGggttaa gagaaaaaatgaaatctTCAGTATAGAAAGCAAAG CCTCGGACTCTGATGGGAAACAGGCCCATGTTGTGACCACTCGATCCAGCTCTTTGAGTCCAGTGGAGGAGAAGCTGGGGGCACTGGGTGCAGGTCAACAAACATCAGATGACGCAGCGCTATCAGTCAGGCAGCTGGTGGTGCGACGTGGGCTCACTGTGCTGCTCATGCTCGTCATCCTCGCTGCTGGAGTCTTCATCAGTGAGCTGCTCATCAGGCTGCTGAAGTGA